Below is a window of Littorina saxatilis isolate snail1 linkage group LG2, US_GU_Lsax_2.0, whole genome shotgun sequence DNA.
TGCATGGGTCTGCTTTTGCAGCAACTAATTGTTTGCCTGCTTGCTTGCTCTCTCTAATAGTTAACGTCATTTCTCaataacacatacacatagtGAATAATAGCAGTAACACTACAATAAGGATAAAGGAGTGACCTACTTCAATTTACCGGCGCTTTGATGCAACTCTTGTGAGTGTGACCATCACTAAGAAAAAAGCGACAGTGTTTTTGCGTTTTGGAGGTGATTGACAAATGTAGCAGCATCACTCGGTCAAAAAAACAGCACTCACTAAAAACCTTGTAAAAACTTCACAAACATAAGGAGCTAAGTTTTCATGAGGTCAGGATATTGCGAAATAATTCAGGATATTGCGAAATAATCAACTTTCTGGTTGCGAAACAAACACAGAATGCCCTGGTATTCTTGGTCACCTTCTATAACGAAAAGGGAAATGACAGGTCTGGTTTGGATCAGATGTACTAAAAGGTCATGCGTGCCTGGATGCGTCAGCCTCGTTATTGTCACGGTCTTGGATTACTTTGATGTCTTCTGGATCAGATccgcagccaggctgttgtcGTAATAACTATCCGCATAGCAGATCACAAAATTGGTCGTGTCAGAAATAGTGGGCGTCAGCTTTGAAGTAAATATGAATTCAATGACATGttttttggtgggttttttcatATACACTGTTGTTCCTGCTGTTCTTCTTCCTATTGTtgtcttctacttcttcttcgtcatcgtcgtcgtcaatGTCGTCGTCTTTGTTGTTGTGATTGTTGGTGTCTTTCGGTGAACTTATCAACACGTCTGCACAAACCTCGTTTACACAAACTCACATGCtcacgcataaacacacacacgcctgcgCACATAAGCTCACGATCCATCTGCAAACCGATAACGTGACGATGGTTCTGGTGCCCGTTAAAGAGACTGAGCTATGTGCCCTGACAGGTGTACCAGGAGCAAATGACAGGAACATGCACACCTCCAAACACACATATTGTATACAAAACACATAGAAGTTCATGGCCTTCTTGCATCCAGGTAACAGAGCACTGGCTTCCAGCAAACAATTTGAACTTGTCATTGTGCCAGGGATGGGTGACAAAAGTAACAGAAAAACAGCATAAGCATCACAACGCCAAACCGATATGCACATGCCCTTTCTGCGTTCAGATTATGGATTACTAATGGCCCTCGAAGAGACAGCTGTATGACATTGTTAGGAGCGAATGTCAAAGATATATATTGGTTGTATTCATACTgctcaaataaacaaacaaacaatcgaacaaacaaacaagacacacaaaTCACACAAACAGAGGCCCAAACAACACTTTATGTCATACTGCTCAAACAAACGAATCCCACAAACAGAGGCCCTTAACCCACCTGCATGCAGATGACGGATCCCTGGTGTCCCTCGAAGACCTTGAGCTGCGAGCCCTTGTAGATGTGCCAGGAACGCACGGTGAAGTCCGTGCTGCCAGTGAAGAGCGTCTTGCCGTGCGGGTCCACGCTCATGCAGGTCACCGCGCCCTTGTGGCCTTTGAAGGTCTTCAGCTGCTGGCCCGTCTCGAAGTCCCAGGTCCTGGCGGTGAAGTCCGCGGACCCCGTGATGAGCAGGTCCTTGGAGGAGTCCAGGTGAGTCTCCTCCAGGTCGTCCTCGTCCGCCGGCATGAAGATGAGCGGGTAGACGCCTCGCTTGTGACCTCGGAACACCCTGATGCACTCGCCGTTGTCAAAGTCCCAGCAGCGCGCAGTGCGGTCGTAGGACGAGGTGAAGATGAAGTCCCCGGTGCAGATCATGCGGTAGACCACGCTGGTGTGCCCCGTCAGCACGAAGAGGCAGTCGCACGTGCCCACGTCCCACTTGCGCACGGTCTTGTCGGCTGAGCCCGACAGCACGAAGCAGTCCTCGATGAGGATGCAGTTGATGTACTCGGTGTGGCCACGCAAGATACCGATGCACTCGCACAGCTCTGTCTTGGTGGACCACACCCTGGCCGTCTTGTCCTCGCCCCCCGTGGCCAGCACTGACCCGTCCTCGCTCAGAGCCATGCAGTTGATGCCGGACTCGTGTTCGTGGAGCGTCTGCAGCTGGTAGCAGCGCTCCTCCTTCCTCGACCCACAACCTCCCATCTTGAAGGTGACACTGACTCACACTGGACTCGTGGGATAAGAAGCAACAGGTAACTACACGAGAAGGAGGTCACCCCTTCCTCCAAAATGACAGGGAAAGAACTTCTTCTTGAGGATCTGTTTGGAGATTTTCCCGTTAAACTGGTTTCTTCTTTTGGTATGGCCCTCTTGACGATCGTGACAACCTGATAACAAATGCGTTTTCAGCAATGTGTTGGTAAATGAGTAACCTGGAAACTGAAGTAGAATAGTAGAATTTACTTCTTGACGTTGCGTGGTGTGTCCAGCAGAGGAAGTCGTAGGTTTTTCTTGCGGTCTTCCTGAAGGCTTTTGTGCTGGTGTTGATATTCCGTGTTGTTAAGTATGACCAGGGTGGTTATCCAAAACAGAGGACTTGCAGACGAAGGTCGATTTCATGAAGAAAATTCATTTTGATTGCAAAGTTGAGGACGTCATCCtgcaaataacaacaaaaaattaaatgaaTGCAATTAATAAATATTCAACTATGTACATCAAATGCTGACCTTCAGAAACTCCAATGAAGTATTAGGTCTTACGGGGCGTTTCAACTTACAAACACCTTTTGACAAAGTGCATGCCAGACCAACCAGGATATTTCAAGTTCTGGTTGGTGTAGTTTTGCAAATTTCTAAAACGCTTTCCTCGTGTTCAAGGTCTTCTGTGGTTTAATTAGATGTACAGGTCGAAGCAAAGAGATTATAGGCAGAGCAGCTTACCCTGGAACAAAATCCTGAAAGAAAAAGTTCAAGCACGGGCCAGGATTTctttgttttccctgttaaaAGATCAAAACGACATGTGAAGTCACATCACACCAAACAACCTCTTTGATCAAACAAACCCATATTAAAAATGATATCTAGCCATCGAGTCAGTATACACCATCTTGCGCAATTTCACCACAGCCTAATCGTTTCATACAACAACTCATGAACGCCGCcctttgtttttctctcaccGCTGGAATAAAAGGCTTCGGCAAACAAACAGACTTCACATCACGCAGCAACGCATCTgacaacagacagaccgacagaaggTGAGTGACTAGACTACCGCTGTCAATCCCCCTGCTTGCTGTATGCACAACCCCCGGGCCAGAGCtccacacacatgtacacgtcAATCGATGTTAGAGGCCATTCTGTCAATATCCGCCATTTATTCCTCTTCTGGTGTTTGCTGTTCCGTGGAGTTGGCTCCCTTGGCTGGTACGCTGGAGGCAGACCGACCTGGTCTGACCGGCTTGGAAAACAAACACAGCGCCTAGAACAATGCGGATTCTGCTGACTGCAGGCTGAGACCTTTGTGTGCGTTTCCATGGCGAGAAAAAGTAGAGAACAAACTGTGCAAGCATCTAGGAAAATGGAAGGGGTTTGACGTCCATGTTGTCCAGTCAATACGATTAGGCCACCTCCATTTTTTTGTAGTTTAAGATTTTTTAGGTGAGCAAATTGTGCTGGCACTTTGGAAAATGAAGGGATTTGACGTACACGTTTCTAGTCAATAACATTCAGTCACCTCCATGTTTTGGGTTTTACGCAAAAAGGAGGAGCAAGAAAACGTTTTTCTTCTCTTGCAAAATGGAGGAGATTTTGAGTTCAGGTCTCCCTCTCAATAACTtgttcaactcaactcaactcaactcaaattttattggcttcaattttcatagaagaatttgtcttgcacttgggagaaagtaagagtataacatataaaaacagcattcatatcacatttcatgtatcacacacagtaatcactagtataagcctacaattatcacatttgtacctgtatcatacatgcaaataaatagtatcacatttccacgtatcacacacaatatatacattacataacatacagcaagcttccatctcccgcgccccccccccctcccacacatacatatcctcgcacgtgcgtcgactccatacaaatgacatcatcagtccattaactaaaatgcacaatgactagtagtgggtacatgatacttaatacgtgctcaactagacctgctaactaaaataataacagaaacaaaaacaaggactgggcacaacatttacacgtgtgtgacctacttacatcaagtgcctgtgatctataaataacaatgattgcgtttaaagtaaaacatgaataatgccgatgtttgctaacaatgaatacataacaactaagataagaatgtatgtgctttcataatatgattattttataaaacacagtggggaaatttggaaaataatttttatacgaaactgcgcacatcgagtcgagctctgtagcgtgtgtgttcggaggcaggagacacacatggctgtggatattaattgttgtgaaattcggtggattaaaaaggataccccgacttcggcagggcagaaggaggtacaagacggtgtgctgtattgctgtgtgtgagtgtgctgtgcagaccttctgtgttatgtgcatgttctattctagtctgtccgtaggcttcctctgagggcctattgtgtacaaggggaggtcacttccgccttataaacaaacacatgtggagacccacagaaataccatagcatCGTAATGTTAGTTTTAGTTTGACGTTTCAGGCGTGAAGAAGTAGGAAACAGACTGTGCAACATCTTCAAAATGGAGAACATTTGACGTACATGTATCTTGTAATACAATTGAATTAAACCATCTTTCAGTTTTAGGCAATAAGAAGGGATGAAGTAATTTCCCGGTTTATAGATTTAAACCTTCGGGTTTTTTTAGTTTTAGAGGTAGTAGACGAGAAGCGGACCAGTGACTGCAGACACACCagaaatcttttcttttttttaagttaaCTTTTGGATGTcaaaattaacacacacacacacacgcacacgcacacacacacacacacacacacacacacacacacacacacacacacacacactcgcacgtacgcacgcacgcacgcacgcgcgcgcactcacgcacgcacgcacgtacgcacgcacgcatgcacacacgcaccgcGCACGCCGCaccacgcacgcgcacacacacacacacacacacacacacacacacacacacacacacacacacacacacacacacacacaatccgaACAAATCTTTTCCGGGATCATGTCAGAGAACTGTGAAAGACAACAGACACATGCCTTACTGGTGTATATATATGACTGGAAAAACTCGTTCTCAAATTTTCACACGCAAGAAACACCAAAGACAGGTAGACTCTTGGCAGAGCTTTAGAGTGTTTACACTTCAAACACTGACTTGGGGGATTTCTGTGCGAATATTTAACACTGGCATGACGTCAAGCTGTATTATAAAGAGCTTGACAAGATGCACACAACCCAAAGTGAGCTTTCTTGTTCACCTTTTAAAAAAACATCCTGACACCAAAATACCTCAACCAAATAGCAGCAGCCTTAGAATAGCAGATGAGCAACAATCTTCCATTCTCACTGTTATCAAACATAATATCCAAGCTCACCTGTTCACAAGAACCAAACACGCTCGTGATCGGAAACACACAAATCAAGCTAAGAGATGAACCACATCCCTCCCTTctgggtttgtttttttgtaactATGCACCAACGTGAGCTCTCTAACCCCtgcaaatattttatttcataGATTTGCCTTTCTTTAGATAAAACTCGTAATTTCAGCCACCAAAGATATATCGAGAGAAATGAGCCTCCTTCGATTCAAatacataccaaaattcaactaCTTTTTAAGTAAGTGtgaggtttttgtgtgtgatttttttctccataaTTTTGAATCTGACAACAGTGTCAACGTGCGTAATTGATTTAGTCAAAAATTATATCTCTGAACATAATACAGCCGTTGATCTTTCCCATGTGTTCAAGTGATAAGAGGTCATACCGTGCAAAGggcattcttattctttctttcttcccacCTACCTTCCTTCCACCTATCTgactatctatctatctatctatctatctatctacctatctgtctgtctgtgtgtctgtcagtctgtttgtctgtctgtctgtctgtgtgtctgtcagtctgtttgtctatctatctatctatctatctacctaTCTATTTATCGATCGATCtacctatctgtctgtctgtgtgtctttcagtatgtttgtctatctatctatctatctatatatctatctatctgtctgtctgtctgtctgtctgtttttttgtttatttgaacACTGTTTTCTAATttggaaaaacacacacacacgcacacacacacacacacacacacacacacacacagaaaacacacacatacgcacacacaaaacactcacacacacacacacacacacacacacacacacacacacacacagaaaacacacacatacgcacacacgcacacacacacacacgcacacacgcacacacacacacacacacacacacacacacacacacacgcgcgcacatataTATGAACAAATGACACTTCATGTCGATCAGCTTTCTCAATCATCAAATCCAAACCAGGCAAATTGCCAACGACCTTGATAGCCGTGCATTGAGTCTGATCCCGCTATACCGCATGTAATATCATTTATATTGTgaaacagaatacagaatcgATGTTCGGGCACAGACAGGAAATAAAATACATGTACTACCCACTGCACACTACCCTCCCTACATTGAACTTCTCTGATGCGTTTCCTGAACATTTTTCTCTGTTCTTGTTTAAGTTttagtttattttttatttgctttgtgttcgtttttcgtgtgagtgtgtaagcggggggggggggggggggttacatcaaaagaaaaaagatatTCTCATACCAGTGTACAAGAATGTTATCATCACCTTTTTggacaaaaaaagaacactCAGTCTGCACTTAACTTATGAAGCGGTGGTTTAGGAAATCTTGGCTAAAAACCTGATAATTTTACAAATAATTCGACAAAAAAGGAGTCCATATGCCATTTGGACATTTCGAAATAAATGTGTCCATCGTGGTGAAATAACGTGCATTGTGATAACAAAATGACGTGCATTGTGATAACAAAATGACGTGCATTGTGATAACAAAATGATGCAATAGCTTCACAACAGCAAGGAAACTCGTTTGACcatgacaaaacaaagagaACTGCTTACGGTAATGtcacaacaaaaagaaatgatGTTGGTTATTTCACAACAACGAGAAACTTGAACTTGCTaatatcacaacaacaacaaaaacaacagcagcaacacaaTCTATTCTTTTCGCTCTTGGTCATGTGGTGACAAAGAAAATCTTCTTTTGGTCATATCAgaacaaagaacaagtcgcgtaaggcgaaaatacaacatttagtcaagctgtcgaactcatagaatgaaactgaacgcaatgcaatttttcagcaagaccgtatactcgtagcatcgtcagtccaccgctcgtggcaaaggcagtgaaattgacaagaagagcggggtagtagttgcgctgagaaggatagcacgcttttctgtacctctcttcgttttaactttctgagcgtgtttttaatccaaacatatcatatctatatgtttttggaatcaggaaccgacaaagaataagatgaaagtgtttttaaattgatttcaaaaatttaattttgataataattgttatagttttaattttcagagcttgtttttaatccaaatataacatatttatatgtttttggaatcagaaaatgataaagaataagatgaatgtaaatttggatcgttttataaaacaatttgttttttttacaattttcagatttttcatgaccaaagtcatcaattaatttttaagccaccaagctgaaatgcaataccgaagtccggccttcgtcgaagattgctttgccaaaatttcaatcaatttgattaaaaattagggtgtgacagtgccgcctcaacttttacaaaaagccggatatgacgtcatcaaaggtatttataaaaaaaatatataaaaaaatgtccggggatatcattcccaggaactctcatgtaaaatttcataaagatcggtccagtagtttgatctgaatcgctctacacacacacacgcacagacagacagacacacacacacacacacacacacacacacacacacacacacacacacgcacacacacacacacacacatacaccacgaccctcgtctcgattccccctctatgactatgttaaaacatttagtcaaaacttgactaaatgtaaaaacggtgCTTTGCCTTGTGACAAGAAGTGCTTTAGGTCAGGTCATGACACTGCGCTTGGTCTGATCGCATCCAAGTCTCAACACGTAGGCTTGATCAGCCCAGTATTCAGAGAAACTGCGATTGGTCATGTCACAACGAACTGTAACTGCTCGTCCTTGTGTGATAAAAGAAAATCCCAGCTAACTGCGTTTGGTCATGTCACAATAACTTTAGACATACTACATACGCATAGCCATGTCACAACAAAGATAAACTTTAATTGGCCATGccacataaaaataaaatgcgCCCTTGGTTGTGtgtaagaaaaagaagagaaagtgagaatggtCACAGCCAAATCAATAACACGAAACACTCCTTGGTCAAAACCAAATCAATAATGAACCGAACACTCCTCGGTCACGGTCAAATCGATAACATGTCAAACTGCCAAAATTCGGTTGCATTGCTCTTTAaaacacaacacagactcaCCACTGACCAAAAAACACAGCTTTTGCGAATATTAAAGTGCACGAAAtacccataataataataataataataataataataataataattataataagggtatttaaaGGGCgtaaatcctaaaatagttttaagcgccttacaatcttaaatataacACTCTTAATTACAGCAACAATGCACAACATAAGCGCCTTAGATCAATCTTAACTATAATAATCATGACGTTGACAGTATCACTTGACTGTATGAGTGTAGGCTACGCCAGTTAGATTAGTAATTCCTTTAAAGCTCAAAGTAAAGTGACTCACCTGTGACTTAATAGGTATTCCCTGTTCGACCCTGGTGCCACTTAGTGTCACAGTACAGCTAAAAACCTCGTTTACCTTACTCTTAACTCGCTTTTATCCAAGCAAGCAGCCAAGTTGACTACGAATATAAAGGAATAAATAAACCACAAAATACCCCAAAGCAATGTGTTCCCTGAAAGTAGACTCGATGGTTATGACTTACCTACCTATCTCCGCTGGCTGCTGGcagttctttctgtctttgccTCTGTGGGACCGCGTCTGGCACTACGGGTCTCTATCTTGTGACGTGGTGCCAACAAAACCTAGCTTAGCAGTCCCTGCAAGGCCTGTGGTGCTACGTACCTGTCCTGCTACTTAGGCCTGCCCTCTCTCTTTTCTAGGCGATCGATGACAGCGCCAGGGCATTGCAGAGCGCTATGCACGTGCAACGTAGAAGGCTATGTGCGCCCGCCTGTGTTAGGTAATGGGTGTGATAGAATTGTCAATGAAGCAGTCTTGTGCATTGGAGAATGCTGCGTCCGCCCGCCTGTGTTAGGTAATGTATGGAATAGTGAACAGACAACCCACGTGCATCGGAACGTTTCTGACTGTGTGAAAGCGGAAACCAAAATGAGTCGACATTGCAGTTAGTCCAGTATCCGTGTCGCTTTCTTCGAAACCGTGCGAAAAACTGGTTACAACAACTGAAAAGTGACAAGGCTGCAGTCGAGTAAATTGAGCCAGATTGAAGTTATGATTGATTTTTATGCCAGATTAGCAATTAAACTATTCACATTCAGCCTCATTCCAAGCCCCATCTCCTGCAGAATATGAAATTAATACACGTTACATCCATggatgaccggcacggttggcctagtggtaaggcgtccgccccgtgatcgggaggtcgtgggttcgaaccccggccgggtcatacctaagactttaaaattggcaatctagtggctgctccgcctggcgtctggcattatggggttagtgctaggactggttggtccgatgtcagaataatgtgactgggtgagacatgaagcctgtgctgcgacttctgtcttgtgtgtggtgcacgttatatgtcaaagcagcaccgccctgatatggcccttcgtggtcggctgggcgttaagcaaacaaacaaacaaaaaatccatGGATGTCAAATAGTCTCAGCCGTCAGTCGGAAAatatgaaaaatgaaaaacaaattatCAAACAAAATTCCCTCAAGGTATAATGGTGGGTTTGACTAAAGTTCATTCTCATGCATGCGTCCAAACAATGGGTGTCTTTCACATGAGACGTGATGTTATGGAAACTTGATTTCGGGGGAACATGGGACCTCCTTCCACGTCAGAATGAAACATGCATCGTGTTTGCCGCAACTTCAAACAGACCACCTTCCACGTCAGAATGAAACATGCATCGTGTTTGCCGCAACTTCAAACAGACCACCTTCCACGTCAGAATGAAACATGCATCGTGTTTGCCGCAACTTCAAACAGACCACCTTCCACGTCAGAATGAAACATGCATCGTGTTTGCCGCAACTTCAAACAGATCACCGATGCGATCATAATGTGCACTAATGTTCCCCGTATTTTGCCTTGTCGGGTTAGAACAACCACCATGCGTCATTGCACCCATACGCTTAATAGGCTTGGGCAAATTATGAAGCTTAGGATTTAAGACCTATGGTTACGACTCCTGGTTCGGGATAGTGTTATGGGACCACAGATATGTGGAAACATAGAACATTCCTCAGAGTCAATGATAAGCCAAGACAAATATTCAATGCTTCCGATTCCCCAAACAACCCTACTTTTTCGTCTCTACCCCaaaactttgtttttgttttttgctacCCTTTAAAAACAATTATCTAAAAAAGATATTAATGAAATGTGCAGACTGTACAAAGGAAGTTACTCTTTTTCGACATCCAGCGTACAAAGTTCGCACGATTTCCGGCCAATAGAAAGCCACAGGCGccttaaaaaataaacaattaaTGACTTACAGAAACaataatcaaataaaacaaagtaaccaatctACCAACCCTGGCCCTCATGAGTTGTGTTAACAGGCTCGACAAACTGTACGAAAACTGTTACGGTCTCGTCAAAAGTACTAATTGTTCCAAGTCTGCTTCCTTCTCATCCAACGCAAAATACCATACCATGAAAATTAATAAGCTGTCCATAATTTCAAGGCACAGAAATGCATCTTCGCTAAAACACACCATTCAGCCCATTGAGGTCATTAGAGGAGAAACAGAAGCGGAGAAAAAGATGTAGATCGCAAAGAAGAGGGCACCAAGTACAAGTACGTCGCTTTCTCCCACAGTTGGTCTGTGACAGGGATGAATAATACAGTAACGCCATACTGAATGAGAGAGGCTTTTCTGTCTTTAAGCTCATGCACGACAATCGACTTGGTTAGTGATAAAAAGCAACGTAACGTGTGCGGAACAATCGCCGGTGCCAAGAGGCGACGACAAGGGTTCAGAAGGCCAAAGAAAAATAGAAAAACTCGTCAATAAAGCAGATTCATAATGCAATAGCACCAAGATGATTTCAAACACTAGGAGGGAGAGGTGCTGAATACGAAAAGAAGCCAAATGAGGTAACTGAGGTTGAACacataaagaaaacaagtcgcgtaaggcgaaaatacaacatttagtcaagctcagtcgaactaacagaatgaaactgaacgcattgcattttttccgcaagaccgtacactcgtagcatcgtctgtccaccgctcgtggcaaaggcagtgaaattaacaatccagaaaagcgc
It encodes the following:
- the LOC138960288 gene encoding WD repeat-containing protein 86-like, whose protein sequence is MGGCGSRKEERCYQLQTLHEHESGINCMALSEDGSVLATGGEDKTARVWSTKTELCECIGILRGHTEYINCILIEDCFVLSGSADKTVRKWDVGTCDCLFVLTGHTSVVYRMICTGDFIFTSSYDRTARCWDFDNGECIRVFRGHKRGVYPLIFMPADEDDLEETHLDSSKDLLITGSADFTARTWDFETGQQLKTFKGHKGAVTCMSVDPHGKTLFTGSTDFTVRSWHIYKGSQLKVFEGHQGSVICMQVVNKIMYTGSSDHTGRAWVTEFGEQTRLYKGHKHTVSVIKIYDGMVFTACGDAICRVFDAKTGEQLREMPGHESTITAIQLVEGRLFTSSYDGCLKVWDVSELGSGHDTNFKLRYAPRIEPMDDEKDKEQTKEIEKYGGVGKLDSNQNQNGHPQSQKIMIE